DNA from Ictidomys tridecemlineatus isolate mIctTri1 chromosome 12, mIctTri1.hap1, whole genome shotgun sequence:
cccacttgcagccatcagtggttgacagatggcacagaggcttcaatgtgaaaccgtgaatgccaatcattacaagtgcttctgacacactctagttGAACCAGGGAAAGCCCAAAGTGGTCaatgagaacacactttgttcctgcaagtggaatcAGCTTGCATAAACTGCTTCAGATagaaaattccaagctcttctcagcaagcacattcagaaaacAGTTCTGGCCCAATGGAAAAAGGGACCTAGCAAGAGGATCCCATACATATGATTACCTTaataaggtagcttcccaacttctgtgtggaactgtgtttctccttggcccttatgctgtttTGGAGACCACTAGCTCAGCTTTGTGCAGGATCATCAGACCTGGACTTTTGGCAAGACCTGtacagccctcacacatgctcagatgctacaggactttGCAGACCAGTCCAGACAACAGTAGGCATCCATTCATTGTCtgcagtctacagattcctagatgcatggcattcattatcatcaaatgcagaattttcatcaaaaaccatatatatatatatgtatgtatatatatatatttccaatctgaatcaagaaaatcagaaatatccccaaatccaaagagtggatctcctttgtgatgctaccagtggaaaattccacagctgacctcatgggatggtacacagtgaaaacacagctgcatgaaaaatattacatgacatgaccttctggttatgtagaaagtggcatgtgaagtacacatgcatgtcttcttcagacatgGGATTCATTTGCAAGACACCTTATCAatggaaaatactccaaaatgggagaaatcagaaccacatctccaaagtatttcataaGAGACCAACTCCATCTGTGTATCTATCGCTCAGTCagtgtgtgtgctctagtgtgtgtgtgtgtgtgtgtgtgtgtgcgctctagtgtgtctttgtttgtatttgtaccaagatagccgatacttcattgcccccattggaaaactgactcagataatgccatctgccaaactcctaaaaaccaaacttcttgctaatacaaggaaacattccttcctgttggtttggatgtgtcctttaggaatcactgctacatttagtatactcaaatcatcacagtagatcaggaaacaaaaacatatatattttaaaataataatatattaatggaaacaacaaatacaggatagagtaacaactgtgttactaaacaaggtcaaggacaatggcaaactatagatacaaactttgaagaaaataattatcaatgtaaatattcctgggctgcctcagccctgcccaggcacacagcagcagaatggttttgcaagcatcctcaggagggctggagccttctttgtaggatgagagggaggttgaggctggatccactcatcattattttgggggtggctccttttcctcagcacgaagatGGGTTTtctgtgagggttctttgcgtaaaatacgttggcctgcgctggaatcctcagctctggaaagAGAGGGgtatacaaaataaggtggctcaggaggtgctctctgggacaccccaacatctgagagcctgtgccagaaaaggccagagccacacacctgagagctctccaattcagcaccaataccaacaagacagcctccacagtcctccctgaggaagaactaggcagagcacttccacaGACCTAATGTCGGTTCCTACCAAAagctttggactccagaacatcccaggtcctcttacaTCTGCCAAAgtacaccactagggtttgcatctgaaatctcccacaaaaggctcctgtgccgaagattcagtccccacatgagccatcttcatgagtgggtttggagggaagcattggatggtgagtgctctggtgtcaacataaaattctcattcaagatgaatacactactgggaggtgggagggactggaagaaaggttgagcgtggttggaggaagacctaaacaggggtgTGCCCTGGGCAATAATACCTTGTTCCTGTAGgatccactgaatcctcattctccaagtagaggtcctccttctccatctttctctctctccctctctcccagccttgttctctctctcccagtctatgcctgttTGGCAAGGGCTGagaagctctccactgccacacactagagctttatagACAGCCTCAgtacacaaccaaagagaaagttgtgaaagccagagaaaaggcctaggattcctcaagtatggccacagtgaggacaggctgaccagcacaaataccacattagagccatgcttctgcattggtggagcccacctccatgtgaaccaggcttctgagaatggaggccacattccaaatgctgctctattgagaacaatggttccaaaggccagcaaagggaatgcttccctccaacatggtgtatggtccagtggtgccatgaccccaagTGGGAGAATACAACAGcccacttctccttcctctgaacacgtgtttcctgtcaccctcctctaacctagagcctgttctccatcccttctgggttggatgtcaagatctctgctatgaatttctaaggctaccaaggccccagacagacttcctcttccattgattctactaacctaacagtaggttaagataggagacaagtgatcctagaactcattgggatggtggtcttcagcatacataggctgggataatggctgctgtggtgtttggctcacaaaaaccaaccaaccaaccaacgaaaaagtgctggcattattatcagatgagctttgtggctacgtgctcaggaagccctcatctgactctagttagggatcataacctggctattgggatcactccttggcaggtgaactcaggtacagaagaccatggaatttatgcaaagacagatgattcaagctgtctcccaggctgtgttttcttcccaatttcatcctgttactgcttgctagaatcctggcaatgctctgccaaGGCAgaggttttctggtcacacagaaggctttcaatcctactgcttcagtccacaaaatgccagttccctctttagcccatgcattccatgttcctctgaaaccactcctatcccagaccatgaaagcatactgctcctggaaagaggctttcctcctcactacTCAAAGATGTCAGCTTTGGATGCCTGTTCATGTACAGgggaggcacctggtggggagccacaatatccactggggtataccattggacctcgagaccttccaccagcagaagtgcagttggctttgtgcacgaacCCAACACACctattggagtgttcttgggggtcagagactacactttggtgctaagagttgacctgagtccacatcctgacccttgctctctgtcatctgattgtcccacttactctgacggtgagagatgatttggcccagctcataatcctccggcttctcctgagtaagcaagtgtcggtcgagggccctgcggatgacgacaggagcccgatcttggcaggtcacctggagcagcatgggagacaggccttcaggaaatgggccttgaagtgactactcaaggacagtgggcaggggcattctggaggcacctccactctaaatacaagggcaacatccatgaccctactacctgaggctgacctcctgctcatcgcgtgggctcttcccataggctactagcccaatccttgtacataacttcctggacctgccattgctctttgtgcaGCTGCAtttctctccaagtgaaaggaccccactacctgcatacagatgcaatctcatcccacaagttgagaGGAAttggacaatagcctccaagatcccaggtcagcccgaggatgcaggcggcattgggaatggcctaggcacaaaacctacaggctttggtctggattgccagggcccaaatcagacccaggaacatgaccacacacaggagtgctgaaacatagccatgagagctcctggcctccagaggctcagtgctggctggggtgtaggagggcacctcatccagcaagggtggtcattgggttacctggacatttagtgtgcttgttccacatccatactgactctgcagagagaccctctcagctccttgttcaaggaacatgcagaacctcacactgctgtcctcctccatagacGTCAGCATCCCATAGAGTGGAACCTGCAAtctaggtcctggcctgttctcatctgtcacctatacctgcctctgcccttctggactgcatgctgccacctgacacacagactccctcagacatggtggtggacaagcttctgctctccctcatctcagctccagcccttcacactgacctctcccttcttgattcccatctatcctcctgatcatccagaagctccaaattcaagagggcatgagtagtccatggtattggaccagtgtctgctccccacccaggtgtaagcaccaggggacacccctgctcccaggcttaccaggacCTTCTTGGCCGACTTTGGACTTTGtatttctaagtggacacgaattaagcaggtgtctcccacctgcttgtgggaatgtggcctggaggacttgcaggttgattctgagaactgtgggggatggaacatcagcaaacccagaaacagaaagccaccccagcctgtcagttggctctatgggcttctagcacatatgtccaggtgctgaggcttcttatttccccaggtgggagtggaatggcaacacaagtacagcttgaataaggtaggtgtttacctcctttctcttgacctcgcggcgtttcctcacgatgaaatattttatccgCGGGGTCCTAGACTGATACATGGGTGAGTGGTCAGGggccttgatttctgcagagcaaagtggagagaattgttagatggcactcaaggattttaccacaaaacacacacaacccCTAAGAGTCTCCGCCAGGgtgagcctgcaccagaattgagagccctcctatccagctacagtgccaccaaagactccctcagtgattcttccctggagaagatgatgtacaggattctaaaccaaaagagcaccaggcaatggaaacagcaccttgggcccagaacttctcagtgcaggttggatctgccaaagggacactgctaggctctgcatcaggattggcaaaggctcctgtgcttaggcctttctccccagggcagccatgctcacacatgggcattcagggaagcgttggatggtgggcgaattcatccccttgccctggatgaatccactcatggatgactacgtggaggggaggtggtatccatcagaggtgtgttgggcatggacatgggaggacttgagcagggtggtgccctggagaactctattgttttctaggatcgctctccttccccttgtttctcatcaggagctgtctgcttggtacttttattctggtttttgttctacttctggctcttctttctgtcctgcatcttcttgtagttctttctgggtctttttcttgttcttacatggttccttcttgttcttcttcttgtgtatctccctccacccttccttctgttcacttccttctttttcttcttcttcctcctgctcttcatcgtgtgatcctctccccactcagttgtgtcctctttctcctcctccttctccttatatctctggcaatggtggggcatcctgaggagttcaaatctatcacactcttctgcccagatgcagcctctgttcagtagtccaagatgaaatcagttctcaatcaatggccaggagtgaaaccaagaccaaagacaagtgacttcctttctttgtcattgtcacagtcaggaaagacttccTAACAGACATCgtattctggataggcttctacctgtggaagtccgcacctcatctggaccaggattgctaaaatagattccacctccataaagtttccccaatgaaaacaaggtttccaaaatctaggagagggccagcatcactgccaccctcctgccataaggcatagatgccatcacacctagtgggttccaggccccccgtagtcctcccttttgacgtctgttacacacaaacctcccctggtctggagcctgctctcaactgatgcttgggttgaaagtctgtttctgaaatcatcttCGTAGATTCTCAGTTTGGTAATTCCttattgactggcttatttttgtactagggataaaaccagaggcaattaagcactgagaccattcccaggcctttttacttgggtacagggtctccctaagtttctgaggttgtttggaaatccccatccccctgcactgcctcccaagtccctgagattcgcagacactgccccttgcccagctccttgcacctcagtcttcctcatgtgtgagacagagccaacccaAATGAGGTGGtgtgggaaaattggaaaactcacttacgtgcccgacagatggtgggttctattgtggacaggctgggatggtgaaGGCTAGGAGTGTttggctcacaagaaaggaaagatcactggcattgtggacagctcagcattgtggcctctgttcttcagagcccttctttgttgctggaaggaataataacctggccattctgatatctccaggagatgggcacccaagCACAGAGAACGTGGAATTGTTcccaaaagaacccaaacaggctgtcccctagccttgacttcctcttcactgagtcctgttcccagttgctgcaatcctgacattcctgtgagtaggcaggacttctcatatcctggccatggattgggacctgtgctgcttccgtccatagcaatgctgatccaatcaggacccatgttctcctcctcttcatttgaaggcatccttatcagtgagccataaaccaaactgatgatggattgagcctctctctgccttgccctcatggatattagcttcacattgccagaccaggtccaggggagaacacatttagggTGGTTCAGCAGCCCCCTTGGGCCTCATTGAGCACCTCCacattggacacgcccatcactgcacttggtctcctgcaccaggcccaccacactttggtattttgtggccaaggcccactttctcttggctgtgagttatcctgagcccactgtggatcatgtctccccactgtctgattgtcctacttactctcatgcagaggaatcattctcagcagctcaaagttgtccacatcctcatgctgcaacaaattttggtccaaggccctgcggatgaggctcTTCACTGTATCCACActggtcacctggatcagggtggaataaatgtcatcagagaatggcttttagaggagctacccagaagactgtggtcaaacattcaggagaaatctcagctacatatacaagggcacaatcttgttatcctgctacctgagtgtagCCTCCATATaacccctgggttcttgcaacgtgctactagaacaatcttggtacaaatatctgcctgtacctgccatctcccctccccctggggagccacattccactcaggtcaaaggaccaaactgcctatgcacagacatactctcatctcactgagacgagagcaatgggccagggatctgtgcaccaagtgtgctctggggtgcaggctgcctttgtgcgTGGAAGAGGCAGacgcactgaaaattttggtcctgactgccactacacaaaacagactcagatacaagagtgtgtacttgagtgcttcatgatagccttgagaggccctggcctctggaagctcggtgcgggtctggttgtaatgatgtacttgactcagcactggcagtcactgaacgtgtcttctctgcagctggacacctgcagcattagcgtgtctactgcacatccatagaaattctgccaagaacccctttagctccgcatttacatacatgcaaaggctaacattccgaagctttggcatgaccccccaggtgatcccgaccccaaattcccacacctagtcatgctaaggaggttctcttccctgctacAAGGAACACATCCcatcctacacatgtgacaagtcactgccacctcctctgctccaacctcactcattgagaataccaagttctaggcactgcagcctgcaccctggacatatctctgacttcatctgtccacagaacttccgtctgcacttctggcctgcaaaacccACACTACAACACCCActcaccactggagctgggcatgctgatgctctccctcctcaggtcaagcccttaagatggacctctctcttctttatttcccaccacagccccggggttggctgtgtctcctgccttccactgtgtggacacccaggaggcagccctactgtcgggcttaccaggatgcgctttgcCTCTCTCtcgctctgtccctctaggaggataTAAATAAAGCggttgtcttccacctgctcgctggagtgaagcagtgaggagctgctactggtgacttttctcatgcagcactcattgctttgggtggcctggggcaatgatcctgcagccactgcagagctgctgctcacagctgctggggtcctggatgccactgccacagaaggct
Protein-coding regions in this window:
- the LOC144369135 gene encoding uncharacterized protein LOC144369135 isoform X2, whose translation is MGLISWDFIPTQQVLDLLFPSASPSFLGTWVNFHTEASHQPPGSLSLQQLLPYVWLLLSGFNLEHQAHHLLAPTEDGISSQAEPESQADCATSSVPVTAPKPTPEPEPSPREGAEPESRTSGVSTQYSPRPKYTNPMRGRCVIRIYLENERTTQYRSILVTSQDRTPVVIRKALDVHLLQQKDPKNYELLHIVENHQKLRVPADGKVYYDLIGGVHYDFLLRETDASKSLKVKPKEFLEPSVAVASRTPAAVSSSSAVAAGSLPQATQSNECCMRKVTSSSSSLLHSSEQVEDNRFIYILLEGQSEREAKRILVTSVDTVKSLIRRALDQNLLQHEDVDNFELLRMIPLHEKIKAPDHSPMYQSRTPRIKYFIVRKRREVKRKEVTCQDRAPVVIRRALDRHLLTQEKPEDYELGQIISHRQKLRIPAQANVFYAKNPHRKPIFVLRKRSHPQNNDEWIQPQPPSHPTKKAPALLRMLAKPFCCCVPGQG
- the LOC144369135 gene encoding uncharacterized protein LOC144369135 isoform X4, with protein sequence MAYQARQSLRARRTVVTSQDRTPVVIRKALDVHLLQQKDPKNYELLHIVENHQKLRVPADGKVYYDLIGGVHYDFLLRETDASKSLKVKPKEFLEPSVAVASRTPAAVSSSSAVAAGSLPQATQSNECCMRKVTSSSSSLLHSSEQVEDNRFIYILLEGQSEREAKRILVTSVDTVKSLIRRALDQNLLQHEDVDNFELLRMIPLHEKIKAPDHSPMYQSRTPRIKYFIVRKRREVKRKEFSESTCKSSRPHSHKQVGDTCLIRVHLEIQSPKSAKKVLVTCQDRAPVVIRRALDRHLLTQEKPEDYELGQIISHRQKLRIPAQANVFYAKNPHRKPIFVLRKRSHPQNNDEWIQPQPPSHPTKKAPALLRMLAKPFCCCVPGQG
- the LOC144369135 gene encoding uncharacterized protein LOC144369135 isoform X1, whose translation is MGLISWDFIPTQQVLDLLFPSASPSFLGTWVNFHTEASHQPPGSLSLQQLLPYVWLLLSGFNLEHQAHHLLAPTEDGISSQAEPESQADCATSSVPVTAPKPTPEPEPSPREGAEPESRTSGVSTQYSPRPKYTNPMRGRCVIRIYLENERTTQYRSILVTSQDRTPVVIRKALDVHLLQQKDPKNYELLHIVENHQKLRVPADGKVYYDLIGGVHYDFLLRETDASKSLKVKPKEFLEPSVAVASRTPAAVSSSSAVAAGSLPQATQSNECCMRKVTSSSSSLLHSSEQVEDNRFIYILLEGQSEREAKRILVTSVDTVKSLIRRALDQNLLQHEDVDNFELLRMIPLHEKIKAPDHSPMYQSRTPRIKYFIVRKRREVKRKEFSESTCKSSRPHSHKQVGDTCLIRVHLEIQSPKSAKKVLVTCQDRAPVVIRRALDRHLLTQEKPEDYELGQIISHRQKLRIPAQANVFYAKNPHRKPIFVLRKRSHPQNNDEWIQPQPPSHPTKKAPALLRMLAKPFCCCVPGQG